A single window of Rickettsiella endosymbiont of Dermanyssus gallinae DNA harbors:
- a CDS encoding SPOR domain-containing protein, whose translation MAKDYAKYATYQKVRANRSRFWALLGLVVALFMLVLGLFFLKSHNKQQIAQQAEDKLKQKILEAPAPKPPEPKFDFYNILPQDNLTLSSQSPAVTTMAEEASVSSALKKPLDGLLSTTPEQVAIAEAKKQLEQEMSQFSNETYSLILGNFQDVSQAEQYQAQALLKGFPVQSKVVNVNGGVNYQLFMGPYTLAIASEQQKRLNTAGMQAALLKVKS comes from the coding sequence ATGGCTAAAGACTACGCTAAATATGCAACTTATCAAAAAGTACGTGCAAATCGTAGCCGTTTTTGGGCTCTATTGGGCTTAGTGGTTGCCTTATTTATGTTGGTTCTAGGATTATTTTTTTTAAAATCACATAATAAACAACAAATAGCGCAGCAAGCAGAAGATAAGTTAAAGCAGAAAATATTGGAGGCGCCTGCGCCTAAACCACCTGAGCCAAAATTCGATTTTTATAATATTTTGCCCCAGGATAATTTAACATTATCTTCCCAGTCCCCGGCTGTTACCACGATGGCTGAAGAAGCCTCTGTCTCTTCCGCTTTGAAAAAACCGTTAGATGGGTTACTAAGTACCACGCCGGAGCAAGTTGCCATAGCGGAAGCTAAGAAGCAGCTGGAGCAAGAAATGAGCCAGTTCAGTAATGAGACATACAGCCTTATATTAGGCAATTTTCAAGATGTTTCTCAAGCAGAGCAATATCAGGCCCAAGCGCTTTTAAAGGGATTTCCGGTGCAAAGTAAAGTAGTTAATGTGAATGGGGGCGTAAATTACCAGCTCTTTATGGGGCCTTATACCTTGGCCATTGCTTCGGAACAGCAAAAACGCTTAAATACGGCGGGAATGCAGGCTGCTTTATTAAAGGTTAAGTCTTAA
- a CDS encoding OmpA family protein codes for MMKIKSPFFCSLLLLNLFLLSACSTTPTQSNDDLHAAKVEKITPSANKKQLPPALIQVIQSSDRLRVVLYSDVCFQSNGRLTMECSKQLLDAMKTMKQYGDGLIQVVGYTDDIYDPQTANELSQRQADTVVAFLWSHGIGSRRLGATGFGSHDPIASNQSVKASAANRRVEITLVK; via the coding sequence ATGATGAAAATAAAATCCCCCTTTTTTTGTAGTTTATTGCTGCTAAATTTGTTTTTGCTTTCGGCCTGCTCAACAACGCCTACGCAGTCAAATGATGATTTGCATGCCGCTAAAGTTGAAAAAATCACACCATCGGCTAATAAAAAACAATTGCCACCTGCGCTTATTCAAGTGATTCAAAGCTCAGATCGTCTGAGAGTGGTTCTCTATAGCGATGTTTGTTTTCAATCCAATGGGCGATTAACGATGGAATGCTCAAAGCAACTGCTTGATGCAATGAAAACAATGAAGCAATATGGCGATGGCCTTATTCAAGTGGTGGGATATACAGATGATATCTATGATCCACAAACGGCAAACGAGCTTTCACAGCGCCAAGCAGATACTGTCGTTGCTTTTTTATGGTCTCATGGGATTGGGTCACGGCGTTTGGGTGCAACAGGGTTTGGTAGCCATGATCCTATTGCGAGCAACCAAAGCGTAAAAGCGAGCGCGGCTAACCGCCGGGTTGAGATTACACTTGTTAAATAA
- the hslV gene encoding ATP-dependent protease subunit HslV — protein sequence MQALHGTTILLVRRKDKVVIGGDGQVTLGNAIVLKGNARKVRKLFNDQVLVGFAGATADAFTLLDLFEKKLQKHQGNLERASIELAKDWRSDRILRRLEAMLAVADRKESFLLSGTGDVIRPEHDSIAIGSGGAYAQSAALALLQNTKLSARDIVERSLMIAADICVFTNHQRTIEEIDSISTKK from the coding sequence ATGCAAGCTTTACATGGTACAACAATATTATTAGTTAGGCGGAAGGACAAAGTCGTTATCGGTGGAGATGGACAAGTAACATTAGGTAATGCAATTGTTTTAAAAGGGAACGCTAGAAAGGTTCGCAAATTATTTAATGACCAAGTATTAGTTGGATTTGCAGGAGCGACCGCAGACGCGTTCACTCTCTTAGATCTATTCGAAAAAAAGTTACAAAAACACCAAGGTAATTTAGAACGCGCTTCTATTGAGCTGGCTAAGGATTGGCGTTCGGATCGTATATTACGCCGATTGGAAGCGATGCTAGCTGTTGCAGATAGAAAGGAATCATTTTTGTTAAGCGGTACAGGTGATGTTATTAGGCCTGAACATGATTCTATTGCAATTGGTTCTGGTGGAGCCTATGCCCAATCGGCTGCGTTGGCTTTATTACAAAATACCAAATTAAGTGCGCGTGATATTGTTGAAAGGAGCTTAATGATTGCTGCCGATATTTGTGTGTTTACTAACCACCAGCGTACGATTGAAGAAATTGACTCTATTTCCACTAAAAAATAA
- a CDS encoding gamma-butyrobetaine hydroxylase-like domain-containing protein, whose product MNSPIPLDIKLLQKTKVVEIQFDNGEKFVLPCKYLRVFSPSADVKGHGQSEGKLIPGKKEVNIINIEPVGHYAVKLLFDDGHNTGLYTWETLYDLAAHQDVYWQRYLQRLEAANEKRGST is encoded by the coding sequence ATGAACTCTCCTATCCCTCTTGATATTAAACTGTTACAAAAAACTAAAGTTGTAGAGATTCAATTTGATAATGGAGAGAAATTTGTTTTACCTTGCAAATATCTACGTGTGTTTTCTCCTTCAGCCGATGTTAAAGGTCATGGGCAATCGGAAGGAAAATTAATCCCAGGAAAAAAAGAGGTTAATATTATTAATATAGAACCCGTAGGTCATTATGCAGTCAAATTACTATTTGATGACGGTCATAATACAGGACTTTATACCTGGGAAACGCTTTATGATTTAGCCGCACATCAGGATGTTTATTGGCAGCGGTATTTGCAGCGCTTAGAAGCAGCAAATGAGAAACGCGGGTCAACCTAG
- the argS gene encoding arginine--tRNA ligase — protein MKPIIQQEIKTALAAAEVPPLSSLTIQVDYARDKSHGDFSSNIALLLAKPLKKQPRQLAEQIAAHIDCSKATSIIEKVEIAGPGFINFFLKKTAWYPVIDSVLTQAEHFGASKIGKDEPLLVEFVSANPTGPLHVGHGRGAAYGDSLVRLLRTVGYKAHAEYYVNDAGRQMDILATSVWLRYLEACEEKFAFPSNAYRGAYVRGIVEQLLAKYGKQFYKPALSVFEAIPADEPQGGDKEAHIDALILKAKTLLGADDYQKLFDMSLNAILDDIKEDLTAFRVNFDNWFSENSLFKTGFVDKTIERLKKNGHAYEESGALWFKSTEFGDDKDRVLIRENGQATYFAADAAYRLCILEERGFKKMVNILGSDHHGYIARIQAVIQALGYPAASLTALLVQFAVLYRGDKKIQMSTRSGEFVTLRELREEVGSDAARFFYVLRRAEQHMDFDLDLAKEQSNANPVYYVQYAYARICSVMRQLKAKALNWDKTIGMDSLTQLKEEQEIDLLILLNRYPEMLEQAANNYEPHLIAHYLRDLAQVFHAYYNQHVFLVETEGLRNARLNLIAATQQVIKNGLDLLGVETMEVM, from the coding sequence ATGAAGCCTATTATCCAACAAGAAATCAAAACTGCTTTAGCAGCAGCAGAGGTACCCCCTTTATCTTCTTTGACCATTCAAGTGGACTATGCGAGGGACAAGTCACACGGGGATTTTTCAAGTAATATTGCGCTACTTCTCGCTAAGCCCTTAAAAAAACAACCACGCCAGCTAGCAGAGCAGATAGCCGCCCATATAGATTGTTCTAAAGCTACTTCGATCATAGAGAAGGTTGAGATAGCAGGGCCAGGATTTATTAACTTTTTTTTAAAAAAGACCGCCTGGTATCCGGTTATCGATAGCGTTCTAACGCAAGCAGAACACTTTGGTGCTTCAAAAATCGGAAAGGATGAACCCTTATTAGTAGAATTTGTTTCGGCGAACCCTACCGGCCCTTTGCATGTAGGACATGGGCGCGGTGCGGCGTATGGTGATTCACTCGTTAGGTTACTGAGAACAGTGGGTTATAAAGCTCATGCAGAATATTATGTAAATGATGCAGGGCGACAAATGGATATTTTGGCAACCAGTGTTTGGTTGCGTTATTTAGAAGCCTGCGAAGAAAAATTTGCATTCCCTAGTAATGCTTATCGAGGTGCTTATGTTCGTGGAATCGTTGAGCAACTTTTGGCGAAATATGGAAAGCAATTTTATAAGCCCGCGTTATCTGTGTTCGAAGCTATTCCTGCCGATGAACCACAGGGCGGTGATAAAGAAGCTCATATTGATGCCTTGATTCTAAAGGCGAAAACTTTATTAGGTGCGGATGATTATCAGAAGCTATTTGATATGAGTCTAAATGCGATATTGGATGATATTAAAGAAGATTTAACGGCGTTTAGGGTTAATTTTGATAATTGGTTTTCAGAAAATAGTTTGTTTAAAACAGGTTTTGTAGACAAAACGATTGAACGGCTAAAGAAAAATGGTCATGCCTATGAAGAATCGGGTGCATTATGGTTTAAATCGACTGAATTTGGTGATGATAAAGATAGAGTGTTGATCCGAGAAAATGGGCAAGCGACTTATTTTGCAGCGGATGCGGCGTACCGGCTATGCATTTTAGAAGAGCGAGGTTTTAAAAAGATGGTGAACATATTAGGTTCTGACCATCATGGCTATATAGCAAGAATTCAGGCGGTTATTCAGGCTTTAGGTTACCCCGCTGCGAGTTTAACGGCATTATTGGTACAATTTGCGGTGCTTTATAGGGGTGACAAGAAAATACAGATGTCAACGCGTAGCGGAGAGTTTGTTACTCTGCGCGAATTGCGTGAAGAAGTAGGTAGTGATGCGGCACGATTTTTTTATGTGCTGCGTCGTGCAGAGCAACATATGGATTTTGATTTGGATCTTGCAAAAGAACAGTCAAATGCGAATCCCGTTTACTATGTGCAGTATGCATATGCGCGTATCTGCAGTGTGATGCGTCAACTCAAAGCGAAAGCGTTAAATTGGGATAAAACTATAGGCATGGACTCATTGACGCAATTAAAAGAAGAGCAAGAAATTGATCTATTAATTTTGTTGAATCGTTATCCCGAGATGTTAGAGCAAGCGGCGAATAATTATGAACCACACCTAATAGCGCATTATTTGCGGGATTTAGCGCAGGTTTTTCATGCTTATTATAACCAACATGTTTTTTTGGTAGAGACAGAGGGTTTGCGAAATGCACGTTTAAATTTAATAGCAGCGACTCAGCAAGTCATAAAAAATGGTTTAGATTTATTGGGTGTAGAGACAATGGAAGTAATGTAA
- the rsmI gene encoding 16S rRNA (cytidine(1402)-2'-O)-methyltransferase, with translation MLKTPALYIVATPIGNLGDMSARAIETLKSVDYIAAEDTRHSHKLLVHFAIDTPVLSLHEHNESECSEKLLEKLLKKGQTIALISDAGTPLISDPGYRLVKKVRQHNIPVIPIPGPCALITALSASGLNCEQFIFEGFLPEKKVARQKKLDALRYETRTLIFYEAPHRILDLVEDMLAIFGAQRIVVLARELTKTFETIHEGNLEELTTWLNNDKNQQRGEFVVLVEGNKESPQHSDLEIQRILKLLLDELPIKQAAALAAKITHGKKNKLYAQALALTGKNHDN, from the coding sequence ATGCTAAAAACGCCGGCTTTATATATCGTTGCCACGCCCATTGGCAACCTGGGAGATATGAGCGCACGCGCGATAGAGACCCTGAAATCGGTTGACTACATCGCCGCAGAGGACACTCGCCACTCACATAAGTTGCTCGTACATTTTGCCATTGACACGCCTGTACTTTCTTTACACGAACATAATGAATCTGAGTGCAGCGAAAAACTGCTAGAAAAATTATTGAAAAAAGGGCAAACGATTGCCTTAATCAGTGACGCAGGAACGCCTTTAATTAGCGACCCTGGATATCGTTTGGTAAAAAAAGTTCGACAACATAACATTCCTGTTATCCCCATCCCTGGTCCCTGCGCCTTAATAACTGCCTTAAGTGCTTCTGGATTAAATTGCGAACAATTTATCTTTGAAGGTTTTTTACCTGAAAAAAAAGTCGCCAGGCAAAAAAAATTAGACGCATTACGCTACGAAACACGAACCCTGATTTTCTATGAAGCACCACACCGAATTCTCGATCTAGTAGAAGATATGCTAGCTATTTTTGGGGCGCAACGTATTGTAGTCTTAGCCCGCGAACTAACAAAAACCTTTGAAACTATCCATGAGGGGAATCTAGAAGAATTAACAACTTGGCTCAATAACGATAAAAATCAACAGCGTGGCGAGTTTGTGGTTCTTGTAGAAGGCAACAAAGAGTCACCTCAGCATTCCGATCTAGAAATACAACGAATTTTAAAGCTATTATTAGATGAACTGCCGATTAAACAGGCTGCAGCACTTGCTGCTAAAATAACCCATGGAAAAAAAAATAAACTCTATGCGCAGGCATTAGCATTAACCGGTAAAAACCATGACAACTGA
- a CDS encoding GIN domain-containing protein codes for MKPLLYCLLPILSYFSMPVTAQTLSTPLVRKNVAVQAFSALSIQGPVNVTIDTSQTNPSIPPLQIFGDPKTVSAVTWKIKNHTLYLDTKWTYRPHRGDKLTIKVNTTPSQLSQIDFNSNGRLFGQGLTGSLSLISRGNGSINLSTNKLNLKSLVSHGESNISLYHVNSTDLSIQGKNSGKIKIEGDVALHTINLTGNGTLLVHWVNSPYLKINASGNEKIFLAGVTKTLDMHLSEKSHLFAKQLRAENGFVETKNQANAKVSVKQKLSALAQDNSTIYYSKPVEFLNTFTKNTGLVLSN; via the coding sequence ATGAAACCCTTGCTCTATTGCCTACTCCCCATTTTGTCCTATTTTTCTATGCCGGTTACGGCTCAAACGCTTTCTACCCCTTTGGTAAGAAAGAATGTGGCGGTTCAAGCTTTTTCTGCCTTATCGATACAAGGTCCGGTTAATGTCACTATAGACACCAGTCAAACCAACCCTTCTATTCCTCCCTTACAGATTTTCGGTGATCCTAAAACAGTTTCTGCAGTAACGTGGAAAATAAAAAACCACACTTTATATCTAGACACAAAATGGACTTATAGACCACATCGCGGCGACAAGCTCACCATTAAAGTTAATACTACGCCCTCTCAATTAAGTCAGATTGACTTCAATAGTAATGGTCGTTTATTTGGTCAAGGACTAACGGGGTCTTTATCACTCATTAGCCGCGGAAACGGCAGTATTAACCTGAGCACTAATAAACTAAACTTAAAGTCTTTAGTTAGCCATGGGGAAAGCAATATTTCGCTCTACCATGTCAATAGTACTGATTTGAGCATACAGGGTAAAAATTCAGGAAAAATTAAAATAGAAGGTGATGTTGCACTACATACTATTAACCTGACAGGAAATGGGACGCTCCTGGTTCATTGGGTCAATAGCCCCTATTTAAAAATAAACGCTTCTGGCAACGAAAAGATTTTTCTAGCCGGCGTTACTAAAACCTTAGATATGCATCTAAGCGAAAAAAGTCATCTATTTGCAAAACAACTCAGGGCAGAGAATGGGTTTGTTGAAACGAAAAATCAAGCCAACGCTAAAGTTTCAGTTAAACAGAAATTAAGTGCGTTAGCGCAAGATAACAGTACTATTTATTATTCAAAACCGGTGGAGTTCCTAAATACTTTTACTAAAAACACTGGTTTAGTGCTTAGTAATTAA
- the tyrS gene encoding tyrosine--tRNA ligase, whose amino-acid sequence MTTDALEIIQRGTSEILVVDELKKKLAEGRCLQIKAGFDPTAPDLHLGHTVLINKMRQLQDLGHEVVFLIGDFTGLIGDPSGKSATRPPLTVEEVSANAKTYQQQFNKILDSTKTKLRFNSEWLSKLSVTELIKLASTYTVARMLERDDFHKRYHNHQAVAIHEFIYPLLVGYDSVVLKTDIELGGNDQKFNLLMGRELQKHFQLSPQVVIMMPLLEGLDGVQKMSKSLNNYIGINEPAGEMFGKIMSISDKLMWRYFELLSLNKTTADINQMQAEAKQGANPRQFKVELALEIVARFHDKMAAEMAYQEFEQRFKSGALPTDIKAITLTIDTDSLSVANVLKQAGLAASTSEALRSISAGAVKIDSVKIEDKKLMLHSNTTHIYQIGKRRFAKVTILQNPECKK is encoded by the coding sequence ATGACAACTGACGCACTTGAAATCATTCAACGAGGAACCTCCGAAATACTTGTTGTGGATGAACTAAAGAAGAAACTAGCAGAAGGAAGGTGCTTACAAATTAAGGCTGGATTTGATCCAACTGCACCTGATTTGCATTTAGGTCACACCGTACTGATTAATAAAATGCGTCAGCTACAGGACTTAGGTCATGAAGTGGTTTTTTTGATTGGCGATTTTACGGGCTTGATTGGAGACCCCTCCGGCAAAAGTGCAACGCGCCCTCCACTCACCGTGGAAGAAGTTTCTGCCAATGCAAAAACGTATCAACAACAATTTAATAAAATATTAGATAGCACAAAAACCAAACTACGTTTCAATTCAGAATGGCTATCTAAACTCTCTGTCACCGAATTGATTAAACTTGCTTCAACCTATACGGTTGCCAGAATGTTAGAACGTGACGATTTCCATAAGCGTTATCATAACCACCAAGCGGTTGCTATCCATGAATTTATATATCCTCTACTCGTAGGTTATGACTCAGTTGTATTAAAAACTGATATCGAATTAGGCGGTAACGATCAAAAATTTAATTTATTAATGGGGAGAGAACTACAAAAGCATTTTCAACTATCTCCGCAAGTCGTGATCATGATGCCTCTTTTAGAAGGATTAGACGGGGTACAAAAAATGTCTAAGTCACTCAATAATTATATAGGCATTAATGAACCAGCCGGGGAAATGTTTGGAAAGATCATGTCGATCTCTGACAAGCTGATGTGGCGTTATTTTGAGTTGCTTTCCCTCAATAAAACTACGGCTGATATCAACCAAATGCAAGCGGAAGCGAAACAAGGTGCAAACCCACGTCAATTTAAAGTAGAACTCGCCCTAGAAATTGTAGCGCGCTTCCACGACAAAATGGCGGCTGAAATGGCCTACCAAGAATTTGAACAACGATTTAAGTCAGGCGCCCTACCTACCGATATTAAAGCAATTACTTTAACGATTGATACTGATTCGCTATCTGTTGCCAATGTATTAAAACAAGCTGGTTTAGCGGCAAGCACCTCTGAAGCTTTGCGCTCGATCAGCGCAGGCGCTGTTAAAATAGATTCGGTAAAGATTGAAGATAAAAAATTAATGCTGCATAGCAATACCACGCATATTTACCAAATCGGTAAAAGACGTTTCGCCAAAGTAACCATTTTGCAAAACCCTGAATGCAAAAAGTAG
- the rsmB gene encoding 16S rRNA (cytosine(967)-C(5))-methyltransferase RsmB, with protein sequence MINPRALAAQIIARVLGGASLTDAFAEGMPNTVESRDRGFIQELCYGVIRWYEPLRQVCSYLLKKPLNINDRDIYALLLIGLYQFVYLKTAAHAAVHETVQAAKDLKKNWAAPLINGVLRSFQRQQAGLLKKLPKEAHYAHPRWLLKKLQHAWPKDWQAIIEANNQAPPMSLRANRLKISRDDYLPNLQAKAIEAILSPISDVGLILNETCSVYGLPGFSEGEVSIQDTAAQLAAFLLMLQPKQSVLDACAAPGGKFAHILETQPDLQTAVALDQDKTRLSKIEENLSRLRLMRDGVKLVCTKAQVFKDSWKGEQFDRVLLDAPCSGTGVIRRHPDIKLLRREEDIDKLAQQQLELLVSLWPLLKPGGILLYATCSVLPEEDQDVLQRFLRQQSDAHEQTIDEKWGVACGVGRQIFPQIQGTDGFYYARLQKK encoded by the coding sequence ATGATTAATCCTCGCGCACTGGCGGCACAAATAATTGCACGTGTATTAGGGGGCGCCTCATTAACCGACGCCTTTGCCGAAGGTATGCCTAATACCGTTGAATCTCGAGACAGAGGATTTATACAAGAGCTATGTTACGGCGTGATACGTTGGTATGAGCCTTTACGGCAAGTTTGTTCTTACTTATTAAAAAAACCACTGAACATTAATGACCGAGATATTTATGCTTTGCTGTTAATCGGGTTATATCAGTTTGTTTATTTAAAGACAGCAGCACATGCGGCGGTCCATGAAACAGTACAAGCGGCCAAAGATCTTAAAAAAAATTGGGCAGCACCTCTTATTAATGGTGTATTACGTTCGTTTCAGCGCCAACAAGCCGGGTTGCTAAAAAAACTGCCTAAGGAAGCGCATTATGCACACCCACGTTGGTTGTTGAAAAAGCTACAGCACGCATGGCCAAAGGATTGGCAAGCTATTATAGAAGCGAATAACCAAGCACCGCCCATGAGTTTGCGTGCTAATCGTCTGAAGATCTCTAGAGATGATTATTTACCAAACCTTCAGGCTAAAGCGATAGAGGCGATATTAAGCCCTATAAGCGATGTGGGTCTTATTCTTAATGAAACCTGCAGTGTGTATGGATTACCTGGTTTTTCAGAAGGGGAAGTCTCTATACAAGATACGGCAGCACAATTAGCTGCTTTTTTGTTAATGCTACAGCCTAAACAGAGTGTGTTGGATGCTTGTGCGGCACCCGGAGGAAAGTTTGCGCATATCTTAGAGACACAGCCAGATTTACAGACTGCGGTGGCACTTGACCAGGATAAAACACGTTTAAGTAAAATCGAAGAAAATCTTTCACGTTTAAGATTAATGCGTGATGGTGTGAAGTTAGTTTGTACAAAGGCGCAGGTATTTAAAGACAGTTGGAAAGGCGAACAGTTTGATAGAGTGCTGTTAGATGCACCTTGTTCAGGGACAGGCGTCATTCGTCGACATCCGGATATCAAACTATTACGCAGAGAGGAAGATATTGATAAGCTTGCTCAGCAGCAATTGGAGCTTTTAGTTTCACTTTGGCCGCTCCTTAAGCCAGGTGGGATTTTGCTTTATGCCACGTGTTCGGTACTGCCAGAAGAGGATCAAGACGTATTACAGCGTTTTTTACGACAACAGTCTGATGCGCATGAACAGACAATTGATGAAAAATGGGGCGTCGCTTGCGGAGTAGGACGACAAATTTTTCCTCAAATTCAGGGTACAGATGGCTTTTATTATGCTAGATTACAGAAAAAATGA
- the hslU gene encoding ATP-dependent protease ATPase subunit HslU: MDMTPKQIVQELDRYIIGQNDAKRAIAIALRNRKRRMLLTPELREEVTPKNILMIGPSGVGKTEIGRRAAKITACPFLKVEATKFTEVGYIGRDVDSIPRDLVDSAFKHLREEEITRLQPQVLEAAENKVLDVFVPPVRTVDTEADELKKKEKSVARRVFRQKLREGSLDDKEIDIELAALPMGVEIMGPPGMEEMTSQLQNMLQNIGTSRSKTRRMKVKDALPAIQKEEAGKLLNEEEIKRRAIEWVEQYGIVFIDEIDKVCRRGEMNGADVSREGVQRDLLPLIEGCTVSTKYGMVRTDHILFIAAGAFHLAKPSDLVPELQGRLPIRVELKALTAEDFERILVEPQTSLIVQYKALLHTEELLLNFEESAIKRIAEISYDVNEKTENIGARRLYTVMERLLEEISFEATDYKDKSINIDVDYVNQHLADLANDEDRSHYIL, encoded by the coding sequence ATGGATATGACACCTAAGCAGATTGTGCAAGAGCTTGATCGTTATATTATTGGGCAAAACGATGCAAAACGGGCCATTGCGATTGCTTTGCGTAATCGTAAGCGTCGTATGCTGCTTACACCTGAATTGCGCGAAGAAGTGACACCTAAAAATATTCTTATGATAGGACCTTCAGGTGTTGGTAAAACTGAAATCGGACGTCGTGCCGCTAAGATCACGGCCTGTCCTTTTTTGAAAGTGGAGGCGACAAAATTTACAGAAGTTGGTTATATCGGCCGTGATGTAGATTCTATTCCTAGAGATTTAGTCGATTCTGCTTTTAAGCATTTACGTGAAGAAGAAATTACTCGATTACAACCACAAGTTTTAGAAGCAGCTGAAAACAAAGTGCTTGATGTTTTTGTACCACCCGTACGGACTGTAGATACCGAAGCGGATGAACTTAAGAAAAAAGAAAAGTCGGTTGCGCGCCGGGTTTTTCGCCAGAAATTGCGAGAAGGATCTTTGGATGACAAAGAAATAGATATAGAACTTGCGGCGCTTCCTATGGGTGTGGAAATCATGGGCCCCCCTGGTATGGAAGAGATGACAAGCCAGTTGCAAAATATGTTGCAGAATATTGGGACTTCGCGTTCAAAGACACGTCGTATGAAGGTAAAGGATGCATTACCAGCTATACAGAAAGAAGAAGCTGGTAAGTTGCTGAATGAAGAAGAAATAAAGCGTAGGGCGATTGAATGGGTGGAGCAATATGGGATTGTATTCATTGATGAAATTGATAAAGTATGTAGGCGCGGCGAAATGAACGGTGCTGATGTCTCACGTGAAGGTGTGCAACGTGATCTATTGCCGCTTATCGAAGGCTGTACTGTTTCTACTAAATATGGGATGGTGAGAACCGATCATATTTTATTTATTGCGGCAGGTGCTTTTCATTTAGCTAAACCATCGGATTTAGTGCCTGAATTACAAGGACGCTTACCTATTCGGGTTGAACTAAAAGCATTAACAGCAGAAGATTTCGAACGTATTTTAGTTGAACCTCAAACTTCTTTAATTGTTCAATATAAAGCTTTGTTGCATACTGAGGAGCTGCTATTGAATTTTGAAGAATCAGCTATCAAACGCATTGCTGAAATTTCCTATGATGTGAATGAAAAAACTGAAAATATTGGTGCACGACGCTTATATACGGTAATGGAGCGTTTGCTTGAGGAAATATCTTTTGAGGCAACTGATTATAAGGATAAATCGATCAACATTGACGTTGACTATGTGAATCAACATTTAGCGGATTTAGCTAACGATGAAGATCGTAGCCATTATATTTTATAA